Proteins encoded by one window of Lactobacillus sp. ESL0684:
- the infC gene encoding translation initiation factor IF-3: MLNDQIRSREVRLINADGQQVGVVTKTEALRQASSANLDLVLISPNAKPPVARIMDYGKYRFEQQKKLKESRKKSKTVSVKEIRLSPTIEGNDFNTKLKHAQKFLTKEGAKVRVSIRFRGRAITHKELGREVLEKMAEATSDIATVISRPKMEGRSMFLILAPKSDKNKN; encoded by the coding sequence ATTTTAAACGACCAGATTCGTTCTCGCGAAGTTCGTTTAATTAATGCAGATGGTCAACAAGTTGGTGTTGTAACTAAGACTGAAGCCTTGCGGCAAGCAAGTAGTGCAAACCTAGATTTAGTGCTAATTTCGCCTAATGCTAAGCCACCAGTTGCCAGAATCATGGACTACGGCAAGTATCGCTTTGAGCAACAAAAGAAGCTCAAAGAGTCACGCAAAAAGTCTAAGACAGTTAGCGTCAAAGAAATCCGTTTAAGTCCAACCATTGAAGGTAACGATTTTAACACCAAGTTAAAACATGCGCAGAAGTTTCTGACTAAAGAAGGAGCCAAAGTTCGTGTTTCGATTCGGTTCAGAGGTCGTGCAATCACTCATAAAGAATTAGGACGTGAAGTACTAGAAAAGATGGCTGAAGCCACTTCGGATATTGCTACTGTGATTAGTAGACCGAAGATGGAAGGACGTTCCATGTTTTTAATACTTGCTCCTAAGAGTGATAAAAATAAAAATTAA
- the rpmI gene encoding 50S ribosomal protein L35 gives MPKMKTHRASAKRFKKTATGELKRHHAFTGHRFHGKTKKQRRHLRKAALVSRSDLKRIKQMVSQMR, from the coding sequence ATGCCTAAAATGAAAACCCACCGCGCTTCTGCTAAGCGTTTTAAAAAGACTGCTACTGGTGAATTAAAACGTCATCACGCATTTACTGGTCACCGTTTCCACGGCAAGACTAAGAAACAACGTCGTCATTTGAGAAAGGCTGCATTAGTTTCACGCAGCGACTTGAAACGCATCAAACAGATGGTTTCTCAAATGCGCTAA
- the rplT gene encoding 50S ribosomal protein L20 has translation MPRVKGGTVTRKRRKKVMKLAKGYRGAKHMQFKAASTQLFASYRYAFRDRRKRKSEFRKLWIARINAAARQNDISYSKLMHGLKLAGVDINRKMLADIAYSDSETFAQLAETAKKALN, from the coding sequence ATGCCAAGAGTTAAAGGTGGAACAGTCACACGTAAACGTCGTAAGAAGGTTATGAAGCTTGCCAAGGGTTACCGTGGCGCAAAGCACATGCAATTTAAGGCTGCAAGTACTCAGTTATTTGCTTCATACAGATATGCTTTCCGTGACCGTAGAAAGCGCAAGAGCGAATTCAGAAAGTTATGGATTGCCAGAATCAATGCTGCAGCCAGACAAAATGATATTTCATATTCTAAGTTAATGCACGGCTTGAAATTAGCTGGTGTTGACATTAACCGTAAGATGTTAGCTGATATTGCTTATAGCGATTCAGAAACCTTCGCTCAATTAGCTGAAACTGCTAAGAAAGCTTTAAATTAA
- a CDS encoding YqeG family HAD IIIA-type phosphatase, with protein sequence MIFRPRYTIDTIYHLDTATLKKLGIKAVFSDLDNTLLAWNKFETAKEMSHLNSRLAKAGITLVVISNNNAQRVAKVLDPYQIDFVAKSKKPLPFAITKKRQSMGLSQKQVMMIGDQLITDIQAGNLAGVESVLVKPLVQTDKWNTRINRFLEKIIFFFLGLTHQVTFKETLKNG encoded by the coding sequence ATGATATTTAGGCCGCGCTATACAATTGATACAATTTATCATTTAGATACTGCCACATTAAAAAAATTAGGGATTAAAGCTGTATTTTCAGATTTGGATAATACCTTGCTAGCTTGGAATAAGTTTGAAACAGCTAAAGAAATGTCTCATTTAAATAGTCGTCTTGCTAAAGCAGGAATTACATTAGTGGTGATTTCCAATAACAATGCTCAACGAGTTGCTAAAGTGCTGGACCCATATCAGATCGATTTTGTAGCAAAATCAAAAAAGCCACTGCCGTTTGCGATTACTAAAAAACGGCAATCAATGGGTTTAAGTCAAAAGCAAGTAATGATGATTGGCGACCAATTAATTACTGATATTCAAGCAGGCAACTTAGCAGGTGTGGAATCAGTTTTGGTGAAACCTTTGGTTCAGACTGACAAGTGGAATACGCGAATTAATCGCTTTTTGGAAAAAATTATTTTTTTCTTTTTAGGCTTAACACACCAAGTAACTTTTAAGGAGACTTTAAAAAATGGATGA
- the yqeH gene encoding ribosome biogenesis GTPase YqeH translates to MDDEIICIGCGASLQSQQPDEAGYLPASRLAKVVEDEDNDVYCQRCFRLRHYNEIMPVKIDNDDFLALLNSLASKKALIVNVVDLFDFTNSLLSSLKRFVGDNDFILVGNKFDLFPQNSRQSRIKDWMRQEANRVGLFPKKIFLVSASKKKNLDQLIAYLDQKSHAEDIYFVGTTNVGKSTLLNAIIDQMGDIKDLITTSRFPGTTLDRIEIPLENGHLLVDTPGIMTENQLATHLNGKDLAVVSPQKSLKPATYQLKPGNTLFLGGLGRLDYLKGEPISMTVYAARNLYVHRTKTANADEFYQKHVGELLSPPSAKEELPDLVGQEIHTTYKSDLLFGGIGFVTVPTDCLVKIYTPGKIGLGLRHALI, encoded by the coding sequence ATGGATGATGAAATTATTTGTATCGGCTGTGGAGCGAGTCTGCAATCGCAGCAACCTGATGAAGCGGGGTATTTACCTGCTTCGCGATTGGCAAAGGTAGTAGAAGATGAGGATAATGATGTTTATTGCCAACGTTGTTTTCGCTTGCGACATTATAATGAAATCATGCCGGTTAAAATTGATAACGATGATTTTTTAGCTTTGCTTAATTCGTTAGCAAGTAAAAAGGCGTTAATTGTCAATGTCGTAGATTTATTTGACTTCACCAATTCACTTTTGTCATCGTTAAAACGATTTGTTGGTGATAATGATTTCATTTTAGTGGGTAACAAGTTTGACTTGTTTCCACAAAATTCTAGACAAAGTCGCATTAAAGATTGGATGCGTCAAGAAGCAAATCGGGTTGGTTTGTTTCCGAAGAAAATCTTTTTGGTTAGTGCGTCCAAAAAGAAAAATTTGGATCAATTAATTGCTTATTTAGATCAAAAATCTCATGCAGAAGATATTTACTTTGTGGGAACAACTAACGTTGGTAAATCAACCTTGCTTAATGCTATTATTGATCAAATGGGTGATATCAAGGATTTAATTACTACTTCACGTTTTCCCGGGACAACTCTTGATCGAATTGAAATTCCACTGGAAAATGGCCATTTGCTAGTAGATACTCCAGGAATTATGACTGAAAATCAATTAGCCACACACCTAAATGGTAAGGATTTAGCAGTTGTGTCTCCCCAAAAGTCGCTGAAGCCAGCAACTTACCAACTTAAGCCTGGCAATACCCTATTTTTAGGGGGATTAGGACGGTTAGATTACTTAAAGGGTGAGCCGATTAGTATGACAGTTTATGCAGCACGTAATCTTTATGTTCATCGTACCAAAACGGCTAATGCAGATGAGTTTTATCAAAAGCATGTGGGTGAGCTGTTAAGCCCTCCATCTGCTAAAGAAGAGTTGCCGGATTTGGTAGGTCAAGAAATCCATACGACTTATAAGAGTGACTTACTGTTTGGTGGGATTGGCTTTGTCACAGTACCTACTGATTGCCTAGTTAAAATTTATACACCTGGTAAAATTGGTTTAGGACTTAGACATGCTTTAATATAA
- a CDS encoding nicotinate-nucleotide adenylyltransferase encodes MTYTKSIAHEPTVLVEEEKIDQAKGRQIGIFGGTFNPVHLGHLLVAQQVLTKLHLDEVWLIPTNLPPLKAVPSVTAQDRAHMLKLATKDNPKFQVKLFELFRGGVSYTIDTLNYLSEQSPENHYYLIMGSDQVSQFDHWKQPAKLAQKATLVGVKRPGYDYPQKAELPMIWVDVPLVDISSTMIRQTLAMGGSIRYLVPESVREYIEEKGLYNE; translated from the coding sequence ATGACTTATACAAAAAGTATTGCACATGAACCAACAGTTTTGGTTGAAGAAGAAAAGATTGATCAAGCAAAAGGACGTCAAATTGGAATTTTTGGTGGGACCTTTAATCCGGTTCACCTTGGGCATTTGCTAGTAGCTCAGCAAGTGCTAACTAAATTGCATTTAGATGAAGTCTGGCTGATACCTACTAATTTGCCCCCTTTAAAGGCAGTTCCGAGCGTGACAGCTCAAGATCGTGCGCACATGCTTAAATTAGCAACTAAAGATAATCCTAAGTTTCAGGTTAAGTTGTTTGAGTTATTTCGCGGTGGCGTTTCTTACACTATTGATACTTTGAATTACTTGAGTGAGCAATCTCCCGAAAATCACTACTATTTAATTATGGGCAGTGATCAAGTTAGTCAATTCGATCATTGGAAACAACCTGCTAAGTTGGCCCAAAAAGCTACTTTGGTCGGTGTTAAGCGACCAGGATATGATTATCCGCAAAAAGCGGAATTGCCGATGATTTGGGTTGATGTCCCATTAGTTGATATTAGTTCAACGATGATTAGACAGACTCTTGCTATGGGTGGCTCAATCAGATATTTGGTACCTGAGTCTGTTCGTGAATATATCGAAGAAAAGGGGCTGTATAATGAGTGA
- the yqeK gene encoding bis(5'-nucleosyl)-tetraphosphatase (symmetrical) YqeK, which translates to MSELFFKQTYSPLTSEQLVSQVKRNMDEERFNHCVRVSQTARELAKLNHYDENKAAVAGLVHDYAKQVPVLQYQTVIKTQNFDPDLLNWNRAIWHGIVGTYFIERDLKITDPEILTAVKRHTTGDVQMTTLDKIVFMADYIEPGRHFAGVEQAREVTYQNLDNGVGYQLAHTLTFLIENRNKIYPRTFKAYNVWSVKKD; encoded by the coding sequence ATGAGTGAGCTATTCTTTAAGCAAACATATTCACCCTTAACGAGTGAGCAATTGGTGTCGCAAGTAAAACGGAATATGGATGAGGAGCGCTTTAATCATTGTGTGCGTGTCAGTCAAACGGCAAGGGAATTGGCTAAATTAAATCATTATGATGAAAATAAAGCTGCCGTTGCTGGGTTAGTTCACGATTATGCTAAGCAAGTTCCCGTGTTGCAATATCAAACAGTGATTAAAACACAAAATTTTGATCCAGATTTATTAAATTGGAATCGTGCTATCTGGCATGGAATTGTAGGAACTTATTTTATTGAGCGCGACTTAAAGATTACGGATCCTGAGATTTTGACTGCAGTGAAGCGCCACACCACAGGTGACGTGCAAATGACGACTTTAGATAAGATCGTTTTTATGGCAGATTATATTGAACCAGGTAGGCATTTTGCTGGCGTGGAACAGGCTCGAGAAGTAACATATCAAAATCTAGATAACGGAGTTGGCTATCAATTAGCCCATACTCTTACTTTTTTAATTGAAAATAGAAATAAAATTTATCCCCGCACTTTTAAGGCATATAATGTGTGGAGCGTCAAAAAAGATTAA
- the rsfS gene encoding ribosome silencing factor, with product MESKEVLAFALKAISDRHGEDTQAYDMQGYSILADYYVVTSASSNRQLHAIANAIIDEAHQANYSDYRIEGSSESNWLLIDLGDVVVNVFTNEAREFYNVEKLWGDGKRLALKED from the coding sequence TTGGAAAGCAAAGAAGTTTTAGCTTTTGCATTAAAAGCAATTTCGGATCGTCATGGTGAAGATACTCAGGCTTACGATATGCAAGGATACAGTATTTTAGCAGATTATTACGTGGTGACTAGTGCAAGTTCTAATCGCCAGCTACATGCGATTGCCAATGCCATTATTGACGAAGCTCATCAGGCAAATTATTCAGATTATCGAATTGAAGGTTCAAGTGAGTCTAATTGGCTACTAATTGACTTAGGAGATGTAGTCGTCAATGTTTTTACTAATGAAGCACGAGAATTTTACAATGTAGAAAAATTGTGGGGCGATGGTAAAAGACTAGCCCTAAAGGAAGACTAA
- a CDS encoding nucleotidyltransferase encodes MAVVGIIAEYNPFHSGHEFLMNQARLVAGNDNPIIVLMSGNYVQRGEMAIMDKWARAQAALAAGADLVLELPFSTSVQPADLFALGSIAQLEKLGVNDLVFGVEDATLNFAYLGSKIAEIPPSHMEFSDYSQTYSTQYNQMVAREIGHEVNEPNAILGLAYAVANHNLGAPLDLQPVNRIGAGHDDILATNGVVQSASAIRNLILHQGVSEELANWLPKAEIKNLMQQTTFPNWNILFPFLKYRLESSSIEELQQIYQMSEGLEYKMKHEIHRAQNFTEFLRLIKSKRYTYSRLRRLCLYTLLNVSQTDMIASFNHEALLLLGYSKLGQRYLKRIRKATTADIVSKVDQRNTKQGSMNLQLRVDRLFEQIMQVDQDFGHRPLEG; translated from the coding sequence ATGGCTGTAGTAGGAATCATTGCAGAATATAATCCATTTCACAGTGGGCATGAATTCTTGATGAATCAAGCTCGACTGGTAGCTGGTAACGACAATCCAATCATTGTATTAATGTCAGGCAATTATGTCCAACGCGGTGAAATGGCGATTATGGATAAGTGGGCAAGAGCGCAAGCTGCATTGGCAGCAGGTGCTGATTTAGTATTAGAGTTGCCATTTTCTACTTCTGTTCAGCCAGCTGATCTGTTTGCTTTAGGTAGTATTGCCCAGTTAGAAAAGCTAGGTGTCAATGACCTAGTTTTTGGTGTTGAAGATGCTACGCTTAACTTTGCGTATTTAGGTAGTAAAATAGCTGAAATTCCACCTAGTCATATGGAATTTAGTGATTATAGTCAAACATATTCCACTCAGTATAATCAGATGGTTGCTCGTGAAATTGGTCATGAAGTCAATGAGCCTAATGCCATTTTAGGATTAGCATATGCTGTAGCCAATCATAATTTAGGAGCGCCGCTCGATTTGCAGCCAGTTAATCGAATTGGTGCTGGGCATGACGATATCTTGGCAACCAATGGTGTAGTGCAAAGCGCCAGTGCGATTAGGAATTTGATTTTACATCAGGGAGTCAGTGAAGAATTAGCTAATTGGCTGCCTAAAGCTGAAATTAAGAACTTAATGCAGCAAACTACTTTTCCTAATTGGAATATCTTATTTCCATTTTTAAAGTATCGTCTTGAGTCTTCTTCGATTGAAGAATTGCAGCAAATTTATCAAATGAGTGAAGGCTTAGAATACAAGATGAAACATGAAATTCATCGAGCACAGAATTTTACTGAGTTCTTGCGTTTGATCAAGTCTAAGCGTTATACTTATTCACGTTTGCGTAGATTATGTCTTTACACCTTGCTAAATGTAAGCCAAACAGATATGATTGCTAGTTTCAATCATGAAGCCTTGTTATTACTAGGCTACAGCAAGCTTGGTCAACGTTATTTGAAACGAATTAGAAAAGCTACGACAGCTGATATTGTTTCTAAAGTTGATCAAAGAAATACTAAGCAAGGTTCAATGAATTTACAATTGCGTGTTGACCGTTTGTTTGAACAAATTATGCAGGTTGACCAGGACTTCGGTCACCGGCCTTTGGAGGGGTAA
- a CDS encoding DUF177 domain-containing protein, giving the protein MFVINFSQIKNSTEPLTHIEHDLEVRPEFLERSKKLLYQAKKVHVSGDLFYNEPYVSGDFHVQADLIVPSSRSLDAVAYHEDFHFNEDYTEAEVAQDKSEETAAVVKVVDDLIDLQTAIEDNLLLHIPITILTPEEEEQDIYPAGNGWSVISETEYNEQKQQPANSAFANLKELLEQKQGLDQDKPSK; this is encoded by the coding sequence ATGTTTGTGATTAATTTTTCTCAGATAAAGAATAGTACAGAACCTTTAACACATATTGAGCATGATCTTGAAGTGCGACCAGAATTTTTGGAACGGAGTAAAAAGCTGCTCTATCAAGCTAAAAAGGTTCATGTGAGTGGAGATTTATTTTATAATGAACCATATGTAAGCGGTGATTTTCACGTTCAAGCTGACCTAATTGTGCCATCTAGTCGTAGTTTAGACGCAGTAGCATATCATGAAGATTTTCACTTTAATGAGGATTATACAGAAGCTGAAGTTGCTCAAGATAAATCAGAAGAAACGGCAGCTGTAGTTAAAGTAGTAGATGATTTGATTGATTTGCAGACGGCAATTGAAGATAATTTGTTGTTGCATATTCCAATTACTATTTTAACTCCTGAAGAAGAGGAGCAAGACATTTATCCTGCTGGGAATGGGTGGTCGGTTATTTCAGAAACGGAATACAATGAACAAAAACAGCAACCAGCTAATTCAGCATTTGCTAACTTGAAAGAGTTGCTTGAGCAAAAGCAAGGCTTAGATCAAGATAAACCGAGCAAATAA
- a CDS encoding response regulator transcription factor, producing the protein MAKILIIEDEKNLARFVELELKHEKYETVVETNGRKGLESALNEDFDAILLDLMLPDLNGLEIARRVRQVKTTPIIMMTARDSVIDRVSGLDHGADDYIVKPFAIEELLARLRAVLRRVKIEKKASDNTVEKKVIKFKDMTIETANRIVRRSDGKTVDLTKREYNLLITLIKNKNNVVSRDQLLAKIWGPGSNIETNVVEVYVRYLRNKIDVPGQPSYIKTVRGTGYMVRDEDDEKN; encoded by the coding sequence ATGGCAAAAATTTTAATTATTGAAGACGAAAAAAACTTGGCTCGTTTTGTCGAGCTGGAATTAAAACATGAAAAATATGAGACTGTTGTGGAAACTAATGGCCGTAAGGGATTAGAATCAGCTTTAAATGAGGATTTTGATGCTATCTTATTAGACTTAATGCTGCCAGATTTAAATGGTTTAGAGATTGCCCGTCGAGTACGCCAAGTTAAGACCACGCCAATTATTATGATGACTGCCCGTGATTCTGTAATTGATCGGGTTTCAGGACTAGATCATGGTGCTGATGACTATATTGTTAAGCCGTTTGCGATTGAAGAATTATTAGCAAGACTGCGTGCAGTGTTACGTCGAGTTAAGATTGAGAAAAAGGCTTCAGACAATACTGTAGAAAAGAAAGTCATCAAGTTTAAGGATATGACGATTGAAACTGCTAACCGCATTGTACGTCGCAGTGACGGTAAGACAGTCGATCTAACTAAACGTGAGTACAACTTATTAATTACATTGATCAAAAATAAGAATAATGTGGTTAGTCGTGACCAATTACTTGCTAAGATTTGGGGCCCAGGTTCTAATATTGAAACTAATGTGGTTGAAGTTTATGTGCGTTATTTACGTAATAAAATTGATGTCCCAGGTCAACCATCCTATATCAAGACCGTGCGCGGTACTGGATATATGGTAAGAGATGAAGACGATGAGAAGAACTAA
- a CDS encoding HAMP domain-containing histidine kinase → MKTMRRTKDKNQNKKETKHSSLVIRWVSIVALTIMVSFVVFSVVIYSFVGRQSIAQQKVTSNGMVVKLNDSLSPISKELQIANVVPALTPSARKIMQGDPAINRDDHKSNAFNDDLLASLTNPDLNVVVYNLEKEDVFDNGNGNSLPPFKKFKNDYHMEQVHRGHRQELLTYQKVRSIRTGKVTGYIVVANKMSYYNGLMKNLLKWMVRISLIAIIFFTFVAFLVVYDIVKPIKEISKVAREVNDDPNSTARIKDFHRHDELEELAVSFNQMLDRMQRYIEQQKEFVGDVSHELRTPVAVIEGHLNMLERWGKEDPEILSESINASLQEAKRMQHLIQEMLDLTRAEQINVHYPNEITTVSEVLQRVVGDMAMVHQDFKISLDMDDLPQDTEIQIYQGHLEQILVILIDNGIKYSTDRKQMNVSAGLSQDDVQIVVQDFGEGISKTEQSKIFNRFYRVDKARTREKGGNGLGLSIAQKLVTSYHGQISVDSVEGQGSQFKMIFPALSKQQAVVLRKRAQAEKSKQA, encoded by the coding sequence ATGAAGACGATGAGAAGAACTAAAGATAAGAATCAAAATAAAAAAGAGACCAAACATTCATCGCTAGTAATACGTTGGGTTAGTATCGTGGCTTTGACGATCATGGTCTCTTTTGTTGTATTTTCCGTAGTAATTTATTCTTTTGTAGGCAGACAATCAATTGCCCAGCAAAAAGTGACTTCTAATGGTATGGTGGTTAAGCTAAATGATAGTTTAAGTCCAATTTCGAAAGAATTACAAATTGCCAATGTTGTACCAGCACTAACTCCATCAGCTAGAAAGATTATGCAAGGTGATCCTGCGATCAATCGTGATGACCATAAGAGCAATGCCTTTAACGATGATTTATTGGCTTCTTTAACTAATCCTGACTTAAATGTGGTTGTTTATAATCTAGAAAAAGAAGACGTATTTGACAATGGCAATGGTAATAGCCTACCACCATTTAAAAAGTTTAAGAATGATTACCATATGGAACAGGTTCATCGCGGACATCGCCAAGAATTATTAACTTATCAAAAGGTACGATCTATTCGCACGGGTAAAGTAACTGGCTATATTGTGGTTGCGAACAAAATGTCTTATTATAATGGCCTAATGAAAAATTTGCTCAAGTGGATGGTGCGGATTTCACTGATTGCAATTATTTTCTTTACCTTTGTAGCCTTTTTAGTTGTGTATGATATTGTAAAACCAATTAAAGAAATCTCTAAAGTGGCAAGAGAAGTTAATGATGATCCTAATAGTACTGCGCGTATTAAAGATTTTCATCGTCATGATGAATTAGAGGAATTGGCAGTTTCGTTTAATCAAATGCTTGATCGGATGCAACGCTATATTGAACAGCAAAAAGAATTTGTTGGCGATGTTTCGCATGAGCTGCGTACTCCGGTTGCCGTAATCGAAGGCCATTTAAATATGTTGGAGCGTTGGGGTAAGGAAGATCCTGAAATTCTATCTGAATCGATCAATGCCTCACTGCAAGAAGCTAAACGCATGCAGCACTTGATCCAGGAAATGTTAGACTTAACTCGGGCAGAACAGATTAATGTGCACTATCCAAATGAGATTACGACGGTATCTGAAGTTTTGCAACGGGTAGTTGGAGATATGGCAATGGTTCATCAAGACTTCAAAATTAGCCTTGATATGGACGACTTGCCTCAAGATACAGAAATTCAAATTTATCAGGGGCATTTAGAACAAATTTTAGTCATTTTGATCGATAATGGCATTAAATATTCAACGGATCGAAAGCAAATGAATGTTTCGGCTGGCCTTTCGCAAGATGACGTTCAAATTGTTGTGCAGGATTTTGGTGAGGGAATTTCCAAGACTGAACAAAGTAAAATCTTTAATCGCTTTTATCGTGTGGATAAGGCACGTACTCGAGAAAAAGGTGGTAATGGCTTAGGGTTATCAATTGCCCAAAAGCTAGTTACCAGTTATCATGGCCAAATCAGTGTTGATTCTGTTGAAGGACAAGGTAGTCAATTTAAAATGATTTTTCCAGCTTTGAGTAAGCAGCAAGCAGTTGTTTTGCGTAAGCGAGCACAGGCTGAAAAATCCAAGCAAGCATAA
- a CDS encoding NAD(P)H-binding protein codes for MKKLVVTGVDGNFGSVVATEIQKLVPKEQLIFTAPRIEKLKQYADAGIECRDADFNSQANLEAAFKGAEKVLLISMPFVGEKRRKAQKNAVEACVAAGVSQVLYTSVLSAGNPLNPSIENVDHGYTEALIQNSGLDYVILRNSLFAESFITDYTRAVASGEQAIEKNMGEGRVWFISRKDAALAATCALASNLLHRAVLNINGCEPLTYGEFLAVGNQVTGNDIHYVKKTDEELYEYFDSIGVPRNTDGDFSKSPIKATSEGMVTFGTTVREGYLDMATSDFSSVCGRLPISVKEMFADADNYQLGDRHPTE; via the coding sequence ATGAAAAAACTAGTTGTAACTGGTGTTGATGGTAATTTTGGTAGTGTTGTTGCCACTGAAATTCAAAAATTAGTTCCAAAAGAACAGTTAATTTTTACCGCACCACGAATTGAAAAATTAAAACAATACGCTGATGCTGGAATTGAATGTCGAGATGCCGATTTTAATTCTCAAGCCAATCTAGAGGCTGCTTTTAAGGGTGCAGAAAAAGTACTCTTAATTTCCATGCCATTTGTTGGTGAAAAACGCCGCAAAGCTCAAAAAAATGCGGTTGAAGCTTGTGTAGCTGCTGGGGTTAGTCAGGTACTATATACTTCAGTATTATCTGCCGGCAATCCGCTTAATCCAAGTATTGAAAATGTTGATCACGGTTATACAGAAGCCCTAATTCAAAATAGTGGCTTAGATTATGTGATTTTGCGTAATTCCTTATTTGCTGAATCGTTTATTACCGATTACACTCGGGCAGTCGCTTCTGGCGAACAGGCAATTGAAAAGAATATGGGCGAAGGGCGCGTTTGGTTTATTTCTAGAAAAGATGCTGCCCTAGCAGCTACCTGTGCACTTGCCAGCAACTTATTACATCGGGCAGTTCTAAATATTAATGGTTGTGAGCCTCTAACCTATGGCGAATTTTTAGCAGTCGGCAATCAGGTAACTGGTAACGATATTCATTACGTCAAAAAGACTGATGAAGAGCTTTACGAATATTTTGACAGTATTGGTGTTCCTCGAAATACAGATGGTGATTTTTCTAAGAGTCCAATCAAAGCAACTTCTGAAGGTATGGTAACTTTTGGTACCACAGTTCGTGAAGGCTACCTGGATATGGCAACTAGTGATTTCAGTAGCGTATGTGGTAGACTACCAATTAGTGTCAAAGAAATGTTTGCAGATGCTGATAATTATCAGCTAGGTGACAGACACCCAACCGAATAA
- a CDS encoding LysR family transcriptional regulator, with product MKLEKLQYFIDLVNSGSFTKTGQMNHIAQTSISQQVHSLEDHFNTKLIDRNVNPVRPTKAGRLLYQEAQKVVQQYAKLEQTMSDFQTGQNRIRIEYTSLIDLDFLVSLTKKLQNQTNLLFELEKQPQKEIAANLRNGQFDLAISFDSEFSNEKLLQTVTLYEGTYCGLVGKNHPLFNQSFITNKQLYDYPLVMLSPNAIGKSYQLMLTHAKQDGYLPNIAQTVNDIETEFFLLRTQNLIGFFPNNYPLPENHHDLHLLPIKDTNHKFKIVFAYRKDFNQTALIRAISAIKL from the coding sequence ATGAAACTAGAAAAACTACAATATTTTATCGATTTGGTTAATTCAGGCAGCTTTACCAAGACAGGTCAAATGAATCATATTGCTCAAACAAGTATTAGTCAGCAAGTACACTCACTTGAAGACCATTTTAATACAAAACTAATCGATCGCAATGTCAATCCTGTTAGGCCAACTAAGGCTGGTCGCTTGCTTTATCAGGAAGCTCAAAAAGTTGTCCAGCAATATGCCAAACTAGAGCAAACCATGTCTGACTTTCAAACCGGCCAAAATAGAATCAGAATCGAATACACTTCACTAATTGATTTAGACTTTTTAGTAAGTTTAACTAAAAAATTACAAAATCAGACAAACTTATTATTTGAACTTGAAAAGCAACCACAAAAAGAGATTGCAGCCAATTTGCGTAACGGTCAATTTGACTTGGCAATTAGTTTTGATTCAGAATTTTCAAATGAAAAGTTGTTGCAAACGGTAACCCTTTATGAAGGAACTTATTGTGGTCTAGTTGGCAAAAACCATCCATTATTCAATCAGTCGTTCATTACTAACAAACAGCTTTATGATTATCCACTTGTGATGTTATCACCAAATGCAATTGGCAAATCTTATCAATTAATGCTCACTCATGCTAAACAAGACGGCTATTTACCTAATATCGCTCAAACTGTTAACGATATTGAAACAGAGTTTTTCTTGTTGCGCACTCAAAATTTAATTGGTTTCTTCCCTAATAATTATCCCCTGCCTGAAAATCACCATGATTTACACTTATTGCCAATTAAAGATACTAATCACAAATTTAAAATCGTCTTTGCTTACCGAAAGGATTTTAATCAAACAGCGCTTATTAGGGCAATCTCTGCAATTAAGCTATAA